AGTGATGGCCTTAAACCATAATGATCCATTTCCTCAAAAAATTTAAGACCTTTCTCAATATCCCCTTTCTTACAAAACCCATCGATCAAAATGCTGTAACTGTAAACATCTGGAAGTATTCCATAGCTCCTCATTTCTTCCAAAATTTCCAAAGCTTCATATGCTTTATCTTTTTGGCAAAACGCATAAATAATAGCATTATAACAATAACTATTGAGAGGTTGGTTTCTACATCTCAAATTCCGAATTAAGTCCAAGGCAAACTCAACACAACCAACTTTACAAAGGCCATGGATATATGTACTGTATGTCACAACAGTTGGGATTTCCCCACTTCTCTCCAATTCTTCTAGAATTTCAGTTGCTTGTCCAATATCTACATCCCGACCAGTATCCCCTTTACAGTAAAAATTCATCATAATTGTGTAGGTGTAAACAGTAGGTGGCGGCCcagaatttttaaaatcttcaaataaACTTCTAACAAATTCCACTTTATTTGCTTCCACCAAACACTTCAACAAGAAATTACACGAACAAATATCGGGTTTAAGCCCAATACTCTTAGCACGCAAAAACACATCCACAGCATACTCAAGCATTGAATTGGCCGCGAATACTTTTATTAGTACATCAAATACAACAAGTGATCTGACCGCGTGCCGAGGTGAATCCAGCAAATTCGGGAACAACTCAAAAGCATCATAATTAACTTCATTATAATATCCAACCATATCTCTAAGCAAAGCATACACTTCCATCCGCATCCCACATAACGCGAAAATATGAACCACCATTCTAAATGCATTGGTTGCATGAGAAAATCCATGCTTACTCACGGCAGTCGAAAATCTTATTTCCCTTGCAACCACCCAATTCAAAGACTTGAACACCCTACCAACTAAGGGAAACAGTTTGGACTCTTTCCGGATACTTCTAAAAACACTAACTTTATCAGTAACATTAGTTTCAAGTTTTGGTTTAGGACATTCGTCGAACACACAGTCTTCTTCGGAAGACAATGCTGAAGCAGCAGTATAATAAGCTCTAAAGAGACATTTTTGACTGAAAATGCGGCGGTGTTGAAGTAAATACGAGTCAATTAAACATATTCTAGAACATGAGCGAATACCCATTAACTAGGGATGAGATAATCGATTTGGGTCGGATGTCGGTTTTGCCATATTTTGAAACCGACACCGATTTGTAAGGAAGGAACGGGCCAAACCAACCAGAGTGCAGTTGGGTTTCGGCGTTTGGGATGtgagaaacaaaatcaaaaagaaaaagagaagaagaaggaggtgGTTTGGGATGAGAGAAAGAACatcaagaagagaaagagaagaagacaTACCATGGACAAATCATGATTGACAGTAGCATCTcctggagaaagagagagagcaaaaacaTTTGGTGGctggaggaaaagaaaagaattagggtgagagagagagagagagagcccagtagttctttttttccttgtatAGCTTATTAACGGtatattacatgtttttttccttcttttgggACTGATATGGCCGTTTTTACATAACTaactacaaaactcaaactatattattagtaaGCAAACGTTTGAAAcatatttggtttctaacaattCGAGTCTATTGGACTCGATTTTCGGTTTATATTTCTCCATCGCGGCACTGGCTGAGCTGGACAGGGAGGCCACGTAGGcacaaaaatcgagttcaacgaactcgatttttggtcaagaaaatcaagttcaatgaactcgatttctatttTCCACACTCACGGGGGCGCACGTGATCACTTTAGTAAATCGAGTCCAgtgaactcgatttttggtcaCGTGATCACTTAAGGTAAATCGAGTCTACTGGACTCGATTTTTGGGCACCATGGTTTTCGGGCACGTGGATGTAACTCAAGTCAAGGAGGCTCGATTTATTTGCTTCTAAAAATTGAGTCTCCTGAACTCGATTTCTGTGAATGGTCCCCAACCCATCCACGTGTCAtgtgggtcccaactgggaccTTTTTCCCCCTTACCCGGCTCACATATGCTCTCATTTCTCTTCTGCTCTCACAGCAGCACCACTCACACAAccctcatcactcacacaacccttatcactcacacaacttacttcatcactcacacaacaatcacactcaactttcatcaactctcaggtaatgttttttacaatattgataatattttttgttagttaaatataatggttatttgctaggttattttttttaagaaacaattagaacatattaggaaaatttttgtttttttgtttgttagtgtaaatattgtgattagtttgtttgtttgtggctagtttgttagtatattgtgattatttgttagttttttttaattattattatgattaattattagaaatacttagtactaaatattgtgattaatgttattacaacatatttggaaatttttttttttgttagtgtaaatattgtgattaaattatttgctaagttttttttaggaaattaatattgtgattgtaaattgggaatttttagtaccaaatattgtgattaattatgttattacaacatattgggaatatttgcttattttttgttagtgtaaatattgtgattaaattattttgtaggtttttaaaaaaaattaatattgtgattaaattattttgtaggtttttaaaaaaaattaatattgtgattaaattattttgtaggtttttaaaaaaaattaatattgtgattaattattgggaatatttagtattggggaaatatttagtaccaaatattgtgattatgctaggtttttattcaaaattaatattgggaatatttagtactaaatattgtgatcaattgttaggaatatttagtacttttagatttttgtcattggtatgaaatggattatgagtttgatacctaagacacccattacagtctttttagtataaattatttcaagatatagttgtttcagatttgtaacaaagatttcaatgggtaactagttgctataatatttttgttcatcatatcttatttgaatgggttttgaaagtcatgcctctagaatgatttggatgtgagtatatgcaaatttggttgatgttagtattgttggcatgtcatacccaaagttttgtgattgatgttgattgagagttataaatttgtcactaacacaattgcacttgatgatctataggttgataatgatctatataaatatatactacggTGGATCCCTTAGCAATACCAACCCTTATGACGGATTTCCATTTCAAGGTCCGGGTATCCAGTGCTGTTATATGATGATACGCCATAAGTTAAAGACCTTAAGtgatttaaagataaaaattatggaagagctgcaactgaaccctgctttgcatgacatacatattactttccgttctccacatgaagtcctcaatcaatgcattaattacagatatatggcgataacagaagacaaacatgtaaagTTCATGTTTCACAAGATGCGTCAATGGGAACAAGTAGCAAATTTTGAGTTATACGTCACTTTGGAGCCGCGTGCAGAAGTCGGCATAGAGGATAttgtacaaacaactacatctctaCAGTTTGCAGTCCTAGATGATCAGTGCACCATGTTGGGAGGCTATACACCCCCTTTTCAAGAGACACCAAGAACAGTTGAGAGCGAACCTGGCAATAGATATGAAGATCAATTTTGTACACATCGAGGTGAATCCTCTACAGTTCCagtagttgaagatgaagacgaacactgtgttggggaagatcttgatgatagagatgagtacgaagagaggattgagcgaggtgactttgataggggtgttgatgaccatgaaattactctcaatcctaatgttgatgatatggatgaatgtgatgaagatgatgcaaaCCCTACTGTTAGAGTTCAGCATGTTACAAATGCAACCCCCGTTTATGAACCTCCCGccttatcattttatgaaaatacttgggaaaatatggttgatcctgaagttggtgagcaagcatttgcttcttcttggaaTGTGGACATGAATTTTTGTACAGGGTTGATTTTTGCGAATAAAGAAGCGGTGAAACGTGCATTAAAAATTTATGCCGCAAAGCATAACAGAAACTTTCTGACTAGTAGGTCGACCAAAAGTAGACTGTATGTGAAATGCATGgatgagtcatgcaagtggtacgttggaGCAGTCATGAAGCCTAAACAGGGAACATGGATGGTCACATCTTATGGGGGTCCTCACAGTTGTATGACCCTTGGCATGGCtcttgatggtagaatgatggattgtaattttcttgcagCAGAATTTGTTCCAATGTTGCGAGAAAATCACACGGCAACAATTCAACACCTTAGAGATTACATCAAAGGGAAGTATTATGAACAtaagctttcttactataagatatgggatgcgaaacaaaggGCTATTGCAAAGATATTTGGCGATTGGGAAGAGTCTTACGAAAGGCTGAAAAAGTtattgttggcatacttggatcaagaAGCTGGCACCCGGTCCGGTATCTCAGGCGAGGGAGGAAGGTGTTACAATATTGCGatatgtattttgggctttcGCTCCTTGCATTGAAGGATTCAGACATTGTAAGCCGAtgtcagtattgatgggacccatttgtatggtaaatatcgaggggtgttgatgattgcaatggccaccgatgccaacaacaaggttttgcctctcgccTTTCTTGTTGTGGACAAAGAGTCGGGcctagttggaggtggtttttagatTGCGTCGGGTTTGCACTTTGGGGGATGTGATAGCAAATAAGGACATATGCATAATTTCGACCACATAAGGGTATTCGAAACGCaattgcaaactggcctagagATGATCATGGATGAGTACGAGTATACCacagatattgccttcgacatgttgctagcaacttcaacacgcaTTTTCAGGACGCCACTTTAAAgtcattggccttgaaagcggGGTATGCTACTCAGGAAGCTAAATTTGagttgtacatgcaacctatCAAGGAAGCTGAGATCGAGGCCCTTAGGAAGAAATCAGCCACTGAACAACAGGTAAGTGAACCTGACCCATCCATcatgccatacacatatctaatgaaaGAGGTTATAGAGAAGTGGACCCAGCTACGTGATGGTGGATACCGTTATGGGGCTATGACAACCAATGTCTCGAAGTGCTTCAATGGAGTACTCAAAGGTGCCCGTGGCCTGCCCATTGCTGCACTGGTTGAAttcacttggagcaaacttgtcgcgtatttccatgatcgacacaaaaaaattactcatgatCTCTTGGAGGGCAAGGTGTGGAGTAAATATGCCTTAGAAATCTTTGatgcaaatttgaaaaaatctaaaacacaccAAGTAAGGCCGTTTAATAATGTCCATGGTGTATATCAAGTAACGACTGCGTACAACATCCATAGCTCTGGAGGGGGACAACATAGTCATGAAGTAAACATATTGGCcagaacatgtggttgtggaaagtggcaaaatAGAAAGATCCCTTATTCACATGCGATTACAGTTCTTCAGTACTTGGGGCAAGATAGAACTGcatatattgacccatgttatagtttggACAACACCATTCGCACCTACTCACACCAATTTGTGGTGCCCaagtcagagtcattgtggagggatgtggaaggtccaaagtgggtgcctgacccagacctgttgcgggccaaaggtcaaCCTGTGAAGTCTAGGATacggaatgagatggatggggTCCGGCGAAAACCGGGAAGCCGAAGGCCAGATTCtgacttgagggagattcaacaaAAGCAGAGCTGTGGACTGTGTCATCAACATGGGCATAACCGTAGAAGATGTCCGCTTTCCCGTGGGGCTTCGACAAGCAATACTGACCCAACCTAGGTAAGTgatgcttttatataaaatgtCATGATTAtatcaattatccaagttacGTAGATTAGTACCGTTGTTTTGGCTGTTGGTATCTAAcgacaatatttaaatttttctcaGGTATGCAGatactcgattttggaatgTCATTGTAGATGTAAATTGTGGTTCTCTTTTTTGTGTATTTGAACTTACTACTGGGTTGTATCggcacaattattattttcttttatcactgAATGCACTTGTAATCGAAGACTTCTGTATCCAATGTACCCATTTTCTTCCTCATCTGTATAGCTTTGGATTCTTTTACCACCTTATTTTCGTCAAGTCTTGTCTTATTTTTACTATGCATGACATTGTTCACTtactttttatagtttttagtcTTGTTAAGTTGATGGTGTCATTACTtgtgaggaaggaaaataacCAATAAGGTGGTTTTCTAAAAGTTTTGCTTATACTTCAGTTAACATACTgaatagagagagcaaaagGATCTGTTTCTGCactacagggaaaaaaaaaggaagaaaaaaaaaggaaaaaaaaaagtaagcaacaaaaaaggtaagaaaaaaaagtaagcaaaagaaaggaaaacaaaaaaggtaagaaaaaaaagtaagcaaaagaaaggaaaaaaaaaaggtaagaaaaaaaagtaagcaaaaagaaaggaaaaaaaaacagtaagaaaaaaaaaacggaaaAAAACCAAGCAAAAAAAGGATACGAAAAAAagtaagaaggaaaaaaaaaagaaaaaaaaaacgtaaaaatCGACTTCATAGGGATCGACTTTGTCCCAACTCTCTGCCTGGAAACTCGAATTTCTGGTATTCGAGTACTCAatgtagaactcgagttcaatgaactcgatttaTAAGGCCACATAAATCAAGTTCACTGAACTCGATTtataggtgttttttttttttttttttccccttctagTGGTTTCCTGTCAAGCCCTACGTGTCAACCTCACAAAAAAATCTTGCCCCATTCAGTCCTCACTCCTCATGATTTTATTAAAGAATGACATGATTTATAAATGAGATTGACTTGTCCAAAAGGCCGTATTAGAAGTTCCCGCAAGTTATGAGTACTCATTTGCTAAAATAGGTGGACATAAGTATTGTTGAGATTGCCAGTTcaacatacacacaaaattcCTTTACACCACATGTACTCATTTTGCACTTTACACATTGCCAATAGAAGTAGCTTAAGTTCTACTTGTTAATGATTGTTGTGGGcaccaaaaattaaatacaaataacaGTTAAATACTCAAAAAAGTAAGATTAAGCAAGCAGGTTACAACATGTTGAAatgaaataataacaaaaatcgaattttcaaacaaatttcttttacaCCATGCAATTTAGCAGCCAACTCTTTCAAATCTTTCACTTCCTCCAGAAGCTTGAAAGGTGTAGACTCTATAGAAAACAAGCATAGAAGACAACTCCATCTGTGAAGGTGGGAATGGATAATATCGCTCTACCATAAAGATCAGAGTTTTTTCTCTCGAGAAGCAAGCATAGAAGAAACTGTGGACCACCAGGAAGTTTTGATTGTATATCCTCAAACATCTTCTCCACTGTAGCCATGGGTGGAGCGTGTCTCTTCCATAGATTTTCTTGAAACACATCGACTGGAGCATTTATTTGCTACAAGAACATAAGAAAGATAACTATCAATTATCAGACAAGGCATTATAGCATTCATATCAGGAACATATACTTACAATTCCTTTCAGATCTCCATATTTAATTAGATCTCGTACAAGACTTTGTGTATCACAACACGCTGAGAAGTTCACTACAGCCCAGCATTCAATCTTTGTGGGCTGCACTACTTTCTACATGGAATGTTGAAAATACCGTAAGAATATATGTTATCA
The sequence above is drawn from the Castanea sativa cultivar Marrone di Chiusa Pesio chromosome 5, ASM4071231v1 genome and encodes:
- the LOC142636436 gene encoding uncharacterized protein LOC142636436 produces the protein MGIRSCSRICLIDSYLLQHRRIFSQKCLFRAYYTAASALSSEEDCVFDECPKPKLETNVTDKVSVFRSIRKESKLFPLVGRVFKSLNWVVAREIRFSTAVSKHGFSHATNAFRMVVHIFALCGMRMEVYALLRDMVGYYNEVNYDAFELFPNLLDSPRHAVRSLVVFDVLIKVFAANSMLEYAVDVFLRAKSIGLKPDICSCNFLLKCLVEANKVEFVRSLFEDFKNSGPPPTVYTYTIMMNFYCKGDTGRDVDIGQATEILEELERSGEIPTVVTYSTYIHGLCKVGCVEFALDLIRNLRCRNQPLNSYCYNAIIYAFCQKDKAYEALEILEEMRSYGILPDVYSYSILIDGFCKKGDIEKGLKFFEEMDHYGLRPSLVSYSSLFYGLCKSGLMDISLDMFHNLGATGYVYDHIAYGILIKGFCMLGDMHSANKLLEEMISNNLVPDAFIFHSLIHGFCKMGILDKALEVFNNMLQHGVLPDTITCNVIIDGYCKVGHFEEATKFIGEMQDLGISVNSYTYNAVIYSLCKVRKSEKAWELFPQMLKRNVLPGVVNYGTLMDGFAKQLNFKKALMLYTRMLKAGVMPDTVMYTILVNIFCQRGEMHKAYNLFKEMTEKGVLPDKISYTSLISGFSRMGDMKKAWALLNEMLRKGHMPSVVTYTCLIHGFCKLKRMDIAKLLVDEMRRNKVTPDVVTYTVLIVGYRCLGNIEKAHELFDEMKESGIIPDDIAHIARGYKAGAVSEG